The Microbacterium foliorum genome has a window encoding:
- a CDS encoding anthranilate synthase component I family protein codes for MPERLSARILSAEVEPLALFLALEARWADLFWLDAGADAVEGWSFIGTGERGEFPAGVPLAGGRVTDPDHPPLRGGWVGWQDYETGARAAGAPVSGEADEADGAWLQVTRLVALDHRTGRTWVSAPRSDLAEWVDEVARIAGSGSPVSQAAPLPDTSTIADARHTPEEYAVLIERCRDLIRQGIAYQLCLTTRFTVEGAHDAASAYRRLRSATPAHHGGFVRIGGRTLLSASPEQFLHAEGGVIRTRPIKGTRPRGQDAESDAALAAELAVDAKERAENVMIVDLMRNDLSRVCVPGSIRVEALWQVETYPAVHQLVSTVSGTAADGATVGDLFTAAFPAGSMTGAPKLSAMTRLHDLEAGPRGVYAGCFGYIGDDGGLDLAMVIRSIVIDGDRAVVGAGGGITWGSVAAREVAEVATKARAPLAALGTETPAAWASDILS; via the coding sequence GTGCCCGAACGTCTGAGCGCCCGCATCCTCTCCGCCGAGGTCGAGCCCCTCGCACTCTTCCTCGCGCTCGAAGCGCGATGGGCCGACCTGTTCTGGCTCGACGCGGGCGCCGACGCCGTCGAGGGGTGGAGCTTCATCGGAACGGGGGAGCGAGGTGAGTTCCCCGCCGGTGTTCCCCTCGCCGGCGGGCGCGTCACGGACCCCGATCATCCGCCGCTGCGCGGAGGCTGGGTCGGCTGGCAGGACTACGAGACCGGTGCTCGCGCCGCCGGTGCTCCGGTGTCCGGCGAGGCCGACGAGGCCGACGGCGCGTGGCTGCAGGTGACCCGTCTCGTCGCCCTCGACCACAGGACCGGCCGCACCTGGGTCTCCGCGCCCCGGAGTGATCTCGCCGAGTGGGTGGACGAAGTCGCCCGAATCGCGGGCAGCGGATCGCCCGTGTCGCAGGCCGCACCGCTTCCCGACACCTCCACGATCGCCGATGCACGGCACACTCCCGAGGAGTACGCAGTGCTGATCGAGCGCTGCCGCGATCTCATCCGACAGGGCATCGCCTACCAGCTCTGCCTCACGACGCGCTTCACCGTCGAGGGCGCACACGACGCGGCATCCGCGTACCGTCGACTCCGCTCGGCGACCCCCGCGCACCACGGCGGGTTCGTGCGCATCGGGGGGCGGACGCTGCTCAGTGCGAGCCCCGAGCAGTTCCTGCACGCCGAGGGCGGAGTGATCCGCACCCGGCCGATCAAGGGCACCAGGCCGCGCGGTCAGGACGCTGAGTCCGATGCCGCGCTCGCCGCAGAACTCGCCGTCGACGCGAAGGAGCGCGCCGAGAACGTGATGATCGTCGATCTGATGCGCAATGACCTCTCGCGTGTGTGCGTACCAGGGTCGATCCGTGTCGAGGCGCTGTGGCAGGTCGAGACGTACCCGGCCGTGCACCAGCTGGTCAGCACGGTCAGCGGCACGGCCGCCGACGGGGCGACGGTCGGAGATCTCTTCACGGCCGCCTTTCCGGCCGGCAGCATGACGGGGGCGCCGAAGCTGTCGGCGATGACGCGTCTGCACGACCTCGAGGCCGGGCCGCGCGGTGTCTATGCGGGGTGCTTCGGATACATCGGCGACGACGGCGGACTCGACCTGGCGATGGTCATCCGCAGCATCGTCATCGACGGCGATCGCGCCGTGGTCGGAGCCGGCGGCGGGATCACCTGGGGATCCGTCGCCGCCAGGGAGGTCGCGGAGGTGGCGACCAAAGCCCGCGCACCCCTTGCTGCTCTCGGTACGGAAACGCCCGCGGCCTGGGCTTCCGATATCCTGAGCTGA
- a CDS encoding DedA family protein, which translates to MDELVPWLIDFMRSIDPIARTLIAGVAVLLETSVLIGLIFPGDTVVLVASIGITTVPQGVAMVLAVVIGALIGESIGFWLGRWIGPHIRASWVGRRVGEENWVRAERYLARRGGIAIFLSRFLPVLHSLVPLTVGMSHYSYRRFLAWTAPACLLWATAYVSITSLAAGSFDELADRVHYAGYIFVGIIALFLLAVFIGKKVLSRLEARHLDISDAAGADEATDVKD; encoded by the coding sequence GTGGACGAGCTCGTACCGTGGTTGATCGACTTCATGAGGTCGATCGATCCGATCGCCCGCACACTGATCGCCGGCGTCGCCGTGCTCCTCGAGACGAGCGTGCTGATCGGTCTGATCTTCCCCGGCGACACGGTGGTCCTCGTCGCATCCATCGGTATCACCACGGTCCCTCAGGGCGTCGCGATGGTCCTCGCGGTGGTGATCGGTGCGCTGATCGGCGAGAGCATCGGCTTCTGGCTCGGTCGATGGATCGGTCCGCACATCCGCGCCTCCTGGGTGGGCCGGCGCGTCGGCGAGGAGAACTGGGTGCGCGCCGAACGCTATCTGGCGCGACGGGGCGGCATCGCCATATTCCTGTCGCGCTTCCTTCCCGTGCTGCATTCACTGGTCCCCCTCACCGTGGGCATGAGCCACTACTCCTACCGCCGCTTCCTCGCATGGACGGCCCCCGCCTGCCTGCTGTGGGCGACCGCGTACGTGAGCATCACGTCTCTCGCGGCGGGAAGCTTCGATGAACTCGCGGACCGCGTGCACTACGCGGGGTACATCTTCGTGGGGATCATCGCCCTGTTCCTCCTCGCGGTGTTCATCGGCAAGAAGGTGCTGTCGCGTCTCGAAGCCCGTCACCTCGACATCTCCGATGCGGCGGGCGCGGACGAGGCGACCGACGTGAAAGACTGA
- a CDS encoding App1 family protein, with protein MASSPPTPRIHWFARLEHRLHVWREKRARRRGRTATILPFPGYGGPGWVRVVGRVLIVPPARSTKDGELASVRGWRSFVGIPVSFAKVTVRIGDTDHDVVADRGGVIDSVVHADLDPGWQNFTFSVEGGDPVEATAFIVAASTHFGVVSDVDDTVMVTALPRPFIAAWNSFVVDEHARLPVPGMAVLLDQVLREHPGAPMVYLSTGAWNVAPTLRRFLGRHLFPSGSMLLTDWGPTHDRWFRSGREHKLTNLRRLATEFPHVKWLLIGDDGQHDEAIYSEFMEEHPTSVAGVAIRRLLPAEAVLAGGRAGREPHSEDVAPWVSAEDGAGLRDLLGEAGILR; from the coding sequence ATGGCTTCGTCACCCCCGACGCCCCGGATCCACTGGTTCGCGCGTCTCGAACACCGCCTCCACGTATGGCGGGAAAAACGAGCGCGCCGCCGGGGTCGTACCGCGACCATCCTCCCGTTCCCCGGCTACGGCGGACCCGGATGGGTGCGTGTCGTGGGTCGCGTGCTCATCGTGCCTCCCGCCCGCAGCACCAAGGACGGCGAGCTGGCGAGTGTGCGCGGGTGGCGCAGCTTCGTCGGCATCCCGGTCAGTTTCGCGAAGGTCACCGTGCGGATCGGGGACACCGATCACGACGTCGTCGCGGATCGGGGCGGTGTGATCGACTCGGTCGTCCACGCGGATCTCGACCCCGGATGGCAGAACTTCACCTTCTCGGTGGAGGGCGGGGATCCGGTCGAGGCGACTGCGTTCATCGTCGCGGCGTCCACGCACTTCGGTGTGGTGTCGGATGTCGATGACACGGTCATGGTGACAGCTCTCCCCCGTCCTTTTATCGCGGCCTGGAACTCGTTCGTCGTCGACGAGCACGCACGCCTCCCCGTCCCCGGTATGGCGGTGCTCCTCGACCAGGTGCTGCGCGAGCACCCCGGCGCTCCGATGGTCTACCTCTCCACGGGCGCCTGGAACGTGGCTCCGACGTTGCGACGCTTCCTCGGTCGCCACCTGTTCCCCTCCGGATCCATGCTCCTCACCGACTGGGGGCCCACGCACGACCGGTGGTTCCGCAGCGGCCGCGAGCACAAGCTCACCAACCTCCGTCGACTCGCCACGGAGTTCCCCCACGTGAAGTGGCTGCTCATCGGAGACGACGGTCAGCACGACGAGGCGATCTACTCCGAGTTCATGGAGGAGCACCCCACCTCGGTCGCCGGCGTCGCGATCCGCCGACTGCTGCCGGCCGAGGCCGTGCTCGCCGGTGGTCGAGCAGGTCGAGAGCCGCACTCCGAGGACGTCGCTCCCTGGGTCAGTGCCGAAGACGGCGCAGGACTCCGCGACCTGCTGGGCGAAGCCGGCATCCTCCGCTGA
- a CDS encoding glycoside hydrolase family 3 N-terminal domain-containing protein: protein MAVATAVIMGLCLSASAHGAVVGEGVPTRTPPNNEGLTAVGPRSDAPADEAGLGPQHRAAALVEQMSIEEQAASIVMGHIPTTDTAALRQYMAQGLGGFILMGANIPGDGAALTTITDALTVDPELPPLVAVDQEGGIVSRLPGDTYPASTTLKTSPAAETSAAFSARAALVADAGISVDFGTVADVTADPGSFIFGRALGTDPQSAADRVAAATTAQEALIASTLKHFPGHGAAPGDSHHAIPETAKTLEEWRESDAVPFVAGVDAGASVLMFGHLAYTAVDPAPASLSPRWHEIAREELGFDGVIVTDDLGMLQSSGIPEYADPVANAVTAVSAGTDLVLMIAGSTAETAGQITAGLSAAVDAGTLPEDRLAEAATRVMTLRLQSTAASAEWALCPDCEPAG, encoded by the coding sequence GTGGCCGTCGCCACGGCCGTGATCATGGGACTGTGCCTGTCGGCGTCGGCCCACGGGGCTGTCGTCGGCGAGGGCGTCCCGACGCGCACTCCTCCGAACAACGAGGGTCTGACGGCCGTGGGCCCGAGGTCTGACGCGCCGGCGGACGAGGCGGGGCTGGGGCCGCAGCACCGAGCCGCCGCGCTCGTCGAGCAGATGTCGATCGAAGAGCAGGCCGCGAGCATCGTGATGGGACACATCCCGACCACGGACACAGCCGCTCTGCGGCAGTACATGGCACAGGGGCTCGGCGGCTTCATCCTGATGGGCGCGAACATCCCCGGCGACGGCGCAGCGCTCACGACCATCACCGATGCGCTCACGGTCGATCCCGAGCTGCCGCCTCTCGTCGCCGTCGATCAGGAGGGCGGGATCGTCTCCCGTCTGCCCGGCGACACCTACCCGGCCTCGACGACGCTCAAGACGTCTCCCGCCGCCGAGACGTCGGCGGCCTTCTCTGCGCGCGCCGCACTCGTCGCCGATGCCGGGATCTCGGTCGACTTCGGCACGGTCGCCGATGTCACCGCCGACCCCGGGTCGTTCATCTTCGGACGCGCGCTGGGGACGGACCCGCAGTCAGCGGCTGATCGCGTCGCGGCAGCGACCACGGCGCAGGAGGCGCTCATCGCGTCGACGCTGAAGCATTTTCCCGGACACGGTGCCGCGCCGGGCGACTCGCATCACGCGATCCCCGAGACCGCGAAGACTCTCGAGGAGTGGCGGGAGAGCGATGCGGTCCCCTTCGTCGCGGGGGTGGATGCGGGCGCATCCGTGCTGATGTTCGGGCACCTCGCGTACACGGCGGTCGATCCGGCCCCCGCCTCGCTGTCGCCGCGGTGGCACGAGATCGCTCGCGAGGAGCTCGGCTTCGACGGCGTCATCGTCACCGACGATCTCGGGATGCTGCAATCCTCGGGCATCCCCGAATACGCCGACCCGGTGGCGAACGCCGTCACCGCGGTCTCCGCCGGGACGGACCTGGTCTTGATGATCGCCGGATCCACCGCCGAGACCGCGGGGCAGATCACCGCAGGACTCAGCGCGGCCGTCGACGCGGGCACGCTGCCGGAAGACCGCCTCGCGGAGGCCGCCACGAGGGTGATGACCCTGCGGTTGCAGTCGACCGCGGCGAGCGCCGAGTGGGCGCTGTGCCCCGACTGCGAGCCCGCCGGCTGA
- a CDS encoding SDR family oxidoreductase: MSRIIVFGGHGRIALLLAPLLVARGDEVTSVIRNPDHVEEVEQTGARALVADVETLDTAALSDIIRGHDAVVWSAGAGGGSAERTYAVDRDAAIRTMDAAGEADVARYVMVSWIGSKADHGVPEDDGFFAYADAKWAADEHLRGTALEGTILGPGTLTFDAPTGRIVLDPEGHGEVSRADVAAVIAEVVGNPSTIGRTIRFGNGPADAALPIADALHA, translated from the coding sequence ATGTCGCGAATCATCGTCTTCGGCGGCCACGGCCGCATCGCACTCCTGCTCGCCCCTCTTCTCGTCGCCCGCGGCGATGAGGTCACATCCGTGATCCGCAACCCCGATCACGTCGAGGAGGTCGAGCAGACGGGCGCTCGCGCTCTCGTCGCCGACGTCGAGACCCTCGACACCGCGGCGCTCTCCGACATCATCCGCGGGCACGACGCCGTCGTCTGGTCAGCGGGCGCCGGCGGAGGATCCGCAGAGCGCACGTACGCCGTCGACCGCGATGCGGCGATCCGCACCATGGACGCCGCAGGCGAGGCCGATGTCGCGCGCTACGTCATGGTGTCGTGGATCGGCTCGAAGGCCGACCACGGAGTGCCGGAGGACGACGGGTTCTTCGCCTACGCCGACGCGAAGTGGGCGGCGGACGAGCATCTGCGCGGCACCGCCCTCGAGGGCACGATCCTCGGACCGGGCACCCTCACCTTCGATGCGCCGACCGGTCGTATCGTTCTCGATCCCGAGGGGCACGGCGAGGTGTCGCGGGCAGACGTCGCGGCGGTGATCGCCGAGGTCGTCGGCAACCCGTCTACCATCGGCCGCACGATCCGCTTCGGCAACGGCCCGGCCGACGCGGCGCTGCCGATCGCCGACGCGCTCCACGCCTGA
- a CDS encoding NAD(P)-binding domain-containing protein — protein sequence MSILDSLVIGAGQAGLSSSFHLTRLGLSHVVLDSDAEPGGAWRHRWDALTMRDVHGVAELPGDTPPPRDGQRANIAVPAYFAAYERAHRLPVVRPVRVDRVEDDDGILRVRAGEREWRTRTLVNATGTWTHPFIPHYPCMETFVGEQLHTVDYPGPQHFIGKRVLVVGGGASAVQFLGALAPLTDTLWATRREPVWRDDDFTPEAGAAAVALVEQRVAQGLPPQSVVSVTGLMLRPQEREAERLGAYAARLPMFQSIEPDGVRWADGSFERVDVILWATGFRPAISHLAPLHLRSAAGGIQLDRHGRGTTAVRDPRIQLVGYGPSASTIGANRAGRSAATGVQRALAAAPVRTV from the coding sequence GTGAGCATCCTGGACAGTCTCGTGATCGGCGCCGGTCAAGCCGGACTCTCGTCATCCTTCCATCTGACCCGTCTGGGGCTCTCGCACGTGGTGCTCGATTCGGACGCCGAGCCGGGCGGTGCATGGCGTCACCGGTGGGATGCGTTGACGATGCGGGACGTGCACGGCGTGGCCGAGCTGCCGGGTGACACACCCCCTCCGCGTGACGGCCAGCGCGCGAACATCGCGGTGCCGGCATACTTCGCCGCCTACGAGCGCGCGCATCGACTCCCCGTCGTTCGGCCGGTGCGGGTGGATCGTGTCGAGGACGACGACGGCATCCTCCGGGTGCGTGCGGGGGAGCGCGAGTGGCGCACACGTACCCTGGTGAACGCGACGGGCACCTGGACGCATCCGTTCATCCCGCACTATCCCTGCATGGAGACCTTCGTCGGGGAGCAGCTGCACACGGTCGACTATCCGGGCCCGCAGCATTTCATCGGCAAGCGGGTGCTGGTGGTCGGCGGCGGCGCGTCGGCCGTGCAGTTCCTCGGGGCGCTTGCCCCGCTCACAGACACGCTCTGGGCGACCCGTCGCGAGCCCGTGTGGCGCGATGACGACTTCACCCCTGAAGCCGGGGCGGCCGCGGTCGCACTCGTCGAGCAGCGGGTGGCGCAGGGCCTTCCCCCGCAGAGCGTGGTCAGCGTGACGGGTCTGATGCTGCGCCCGCAGGAGCGCGAGGCGGAGCGCCTCGGTGCCTACGCCGCGCGTCTGCCGATGTTCCAGAGCATCGAGCCCGATGGCGTGCGGTGGGCTGACGGGTCGTTCGAGCGCGTCGACGTGATCCTGTGGGCGACCGGCTTCCGTCCCGCGATCTCTCATCTCGCACCACTGCATCTGCGCAGTGCGGCCGGCGGCATCCAGCTCGATCGACATGGCCGTGGCACCACCGCGGTGCGGGACCCTCGGATCCAGCTCGTCGGCTACGGCCCCTCGGCGAGCACCATCGGGGCGAACCGCGCGGGCCGCTCGGCGGCGACGGGCGTGCAGCGCGCGTTGGCTGCGGCACCCGTCCGCACCGTGTGA
- a CDS encoding DUF2809 domain-containing protein → MNSGEARTIDTRSRRPRLLVDVLLVVVAGLVVFVQAGGTWWGGLAGDALYAALIYLIFAIAFPRTKVTAIAAVAFAICAAIELFQLTGMPTTWADAFWPIRLVLGVGFDPLDLVAYAVGSAAAAGYDTVLWRAGYGASSRPTETAP, encoded by the coding sequence ATGAACTCGGGTGAGGCGCGGACGATCGACACTCGTTCCCGTCGCCCGCGCCTTCTGGTGGATGTTCTCTTGGTCGTCGTTGCGGGGCTTGTCGTGTTTGTGCAGGCCGGCGGGACGTGGTGGGGCGGTCTGGCTGGCGACGCGCTGTACGCCGCGCTCATCTACCTCATCTTCGCGATCGCGTTTCCGCGAACGAAGGTCACGGCCATCGCCGCCGTCGCGTTCGCCATCTGCGCGGCCATCGAACTGTTCCAGCTGACGGGAATGCCAACGACCTGGGCGGATGCCTTCTGGCCCATTCGGCTGGTCCTCGGAGTGGGGTTCGACCCGCTCGACCTGGTCGCGTACGCAGTGGGCTCGGCCGCTGCGGCCGGCTACGACACGGTGCTCTGGCGCGCTGGCTACGGAGCGAGTTCCCGCCCCACAGAGACGGCTCCGTGA
- a CDS encoding PLDc N-terminal domain-containing protein, producing the protein MNPLIPTLTDGLVMAALVAGFALAIFAFVSLIRTRGLSALQVLLWSFAILVVPFLGPGAWFLVEARDSESRSRRRGAVQD; encoded by the coding sequence ATGAACCCGCTCATTCCGACACTCACTGACGGGCTCGTCATGGCCGCCCTGGTGGCCGGTTTTGCCCTGGCCATCTTCGCGTTCGTGTCGCTCATTCGGACCAGGGGTCTCTCAGCACTCCAGGTCCTCCTGTGGTCTTTCGCAATCCTTGTGGTTCCCTTCTTGGGCCCGGGCGCGTGGTTCCTCGTCGAAGCTCGCGACTCGGAGTCTCGTTCCCGCCGACGCGGGGCCGTTCAGGACTAG
- a CDS encoding AI-2E family transporter: MGLFRRAETMIDSAVPRPEPGLWSRGFGLAATRSLQTLAVLALVAVGVLVITQLSLVFIPVTIALILACAIHPLVAFMRRRGVPSILATWIALIGIIVVLGGVVWVIVLTVRSQWDDLVDSASDGIAQVTSWLNTLPFDFASIDLDDVWAGAGDFLTSASFGRGALAGVSATASFFTGLALMIVVLFFFLKDGPRIWEFLLRPFTGASYERARRIGDKTVDVFGGYIRGTSIVAAADALGIGIGLAILQIPLALPLAVIVFLTAFIPLVGATAAGILAALVALVTHGPLAALIVIGIVVLVNQLEGNFLQPVVMARSLKLHALVILLALTTGTILGGIVGAVLSVPIAAVAWGIITVWDGENTPAKPFRKKRPEEV; encoded by the coding sequence CTGGGACTCTTCCGACGCGCTGAGACGATGATCGACAGCGCGGTGCCCCGCCCCGAACCCGGGCTCTGGTCGCGCGGTTTCGGCCTCGCAGCGACGAGGAGTCTGCAGACGCTCGCCGTGCTCGCACTCGTCGCGGTCGGCGTGCTGGTCATCACGCAGTTGTCGCTGGTCTTCATTCCGGTGACCATCGCCCTGATCCTCGCGTGTGCGATCCATCCGCTGGTCGCCTTCATGCGCCGGCGCGGCGTCCCCTCCATCCTCGCGACCTGGATCGCGCTGATCGGCATCATCGTGGTGCTGGGCGGCGTCGTCTGGGTGATCGTGCTCACCGTGCGCTCCCAGTGGGACGACCTCGTCGATTCCGCCAGCGACGGCATCGCCCAGGTCACGTCATGGCTGAACACGCTCCCCTTCGATTTCGCGTCGATCGACCTCGACGACGTGTGGGCCGGTGCCGGTGACTTCCTCACCAGCGCCTCCTTCGGACGCGGGGCGCTCGCCGGCGTCTCCGCGACCGCGAGCTTCTTCACCGGGCTCGCCCTGATGATCGTCGTGCTGTTCTTCTTCCTCAAAGACGGTCCGCGCATCTGGGAGTTCCTGCTTCGCCCGTTCACGGGTGCCAGCTACGAGCGTGCCCGTCGCATCGGCGACAAGACCGTCGACGTGTTCGGCGGCTACATCCGCGGGACCTCGATCGTCGCTGCGGCGGACGCCCTCGGCATCGGGATCGGGCTCGCGATCCTCCAGATCCCGCTCGCGCTCCCGCTCGCCGTGATCGTGTTCCTCACGGCCTTCATCCCGCTCGTGGGAGCGACGGCGGCCGGCATTCTCGCGGCACTGGTCGCCCTCGTCACACACGGCCCACTGGCTGCGCTCATCGTCATCGGCATCGTGGTGCTGGTCAACCAGCTCGAGGGCAACTTCCTGCAGCCGGTCGTGATGGCGCGGTCGCTCAAGCTGCACGCCCTCGTCATCCTCCTCGCTCTGACCACCGGCACGATCCTCGGGGGAATCGTCGGCGCCGTCCTCTCGGTGCCGATCGCCGCGGTCGCGTGGGGCATCATCACGGTGTGGGACGGCGAGAACACGCCCGCCAAGCCGTTCCGCAAGAAGCGCCCCGAAGAGGTCTGA
- a CDS encoding copper resistance CopC family protein gives MSPLRRSAVGLALAAVAVFASAVPASAHDQLVSSTPGDGEQLASAPSTVSMTFSGELLVLDSELTGAVVLVVDESGTDWVTGPVTVAGNTVTAPLDPEMPVAGYQVRWQVVSEDGHPISGVIPFTIGDAEPMPIGSTPAGEPDDGPDATPSTPAADQIADETGGATRVLLVGAGGAAVAALAFVLYRILRRPRTTDEL, from the coding sequence ATGTCCCCTCTCCGCAGATCTGCGGTGGGGCTGGCGCTGGCCGCCGTCGCGGTGTTCGCGTCGGCCGTCCCCGCGTCCGCCCACGACCAACTCGTCTCGAGCACCCCCGGCGACGGGGAACAGCTCGCGTCCGCACCCTCGACCGTGTCGATGACGTTCTCGGGCGAACTGCTCGTGCTGGATTCCGAGCTGACCGGTGCCGTCGTGCTCGTCGTCGACGAGTCCGGCACGGACTGGGTGACCGGCCCGGTCACGGTCGCCGGGAACACGGTCACCGCGCCGTTGGATCCTGAGATGCCGGTGGCCGGCTACCAGGTGCGGTGGCAGGTCGTATCGGAGGACGGACACCCGATCTCGGGCGTCATCCCCTTCACGATCGGCGATGCCGAGCCGATGCCGATCGGCTCGACGCCAGCCGGCGAGCCGGATGACGGACCGGACGCGACCCCCTCGACCCCTGCCGCAGATCAGATCGCCGACGAGACGGGCGGCGCCACCCGGGTGCTGCTCGTCGGAGCAGGCGGGGCGGCCGTGGCCGCGCTCGCCTTCGTCCTGTATCGAATCCTTCGTCGTCCTCGCACGACAGATGAGCTGTGA
- a CDS encoding copper chaperone PCu(A)C, whose product MHTTPLSRVTAILTVSLLALTGCAAGSAPAETKSAPAGDVVMIDDAWVKAADDGMSAAFGVLSNSGDEDVTVVSVSSPASDMMELHETVENESGEMVMREIEGGFVIPAGSELTLEPGGNHIMLMDLTAPLLAGDEATFTLTFSDDSTYEFSAPVKDYSGANENYEDGSEHEEGMDH is encoded by the coding sequence ATGCACACCACCCCCCTTTCCCGAGTGACCGCGATCCTCACGGTCTCGCTGCTCGCCCTCACCGGCTGCGCGGCCGGCAGCGCGCCCGCCGAGACGAAGAGCGCCCCTGCGGGCGACGTCGTCATGATCGACGATGCCTGGGTCAAGGCGGCCGATGACGGCATGTCGGCCGCGTTCGGCGTGCTCTCCAACAGCGGCGACGAGGATGTGACCGTGGTCTCGGTCTCCTCCCCCGCCTCCGACATGATGGAGCTGCACGAGACCGTCGAGAACGAGTCCGGCGAGATGGTCATGCGCGAGATCGAGGGCGGATTCGTCATCCCCGCCGGCTCGGAGCTCACGCTGGAGCCGGGCGGGAACCACATCATGCTGATGGATCTCACCGCGCCGCTGCTCGCCGGCGACGAGGCGACGTTCACCCTCACCTTCTCCGACGACTCGACCTACGAGTTCAGCGCTCCGGTGAAGGACTACTCGGGCGCGAACGAGAACTACGAAGACGGCTCCGAGCACGAAGAGGGCATGGATCACTGA
- a CDS encoding Dyp-type peroxidase, whose protein sequence is MAAPTEGARSRRSGSTRRQFLLGGAVAGVGAVAAVGADIALNRPSTDSTAVSTPMNGTETVPFFGAHQAGVDTAAQAHGVFVALDLHVDTDRTALTRLMRILTDDAARLTQGRPALADSEPELALSPARLTVTFGFGPGFVARAGGTPPTWLGPLPAFRVDRLQPEFSDGDLLLQIAGDDPLTVAHALRMLLKDARGFADVRWTQQGFRRAYGTERPGTTMRNLFGQVDGTTNPEPGTADFDRIVWTEEGWLSGGTGMVIRRIRMDLDKWDRLDRSGRDASVGRTLANGAPLTGTKEFDEPDFEAKTAIGFPVIPAFAHIRRARGDGTERIFRRGYNYDERPSGAEVSESGLLFVCFQADIERQFTPMQKRLDELDLLNEWTVPIGSAVFAVPPGCAEGGFIGETLLTGGVGA, encoded by the coding sequence ATGGCGGCGCCCACTGAGGGCGCCCGCTCCCGTCGCTCCGGGTCGACTCGGCGGCAGTTCCTCCTCGGAGGAGCTGTCGCCGGTGTCGGCGCGGTCGCAGCGGTAGGAGCGGACATCGCCCTGAATCGACCCTCGACGGACAGCACGGCCGTCTCCACCCCGATGAACGGTACCGAGACCGTGCCGTTCTTCGGCGCGCATCAGGCCGGGGTGGACACCGCCGCCCAGGCGCACGGAGTCTTCGTGGCCCTCGATCTGCACGTCGACACCGACCGGACCGCGCTGACCCGCCTGATGCGCATCCTCACGGACGACGCCGCGCGCCTCACACAGGGACGGCCCGCGCTCGCGGACTCCGAACCCGAGCTCGCGCTCTCTCCTGCGCGCCTCACCGTCACATTCGGCTTCGGTCCCGGATTCGTCGCGCGGGCGGGTGGCACCCCGCCGACCTGGCTCGGTCCCCTCCCCGCCTTCCGCGTGGATCGGCTGCAGCCCGAATTCTCCGACGGAGACCTGCTGCTGCAGATCGCCGGAGACGATCCGCTGACCGTCGCCCACGCCCTGCGGATGCTGCTGAAGGACGCGCGCGGGTTCGCCGACGTCCGCTGGACCCAACAGGGTTTTCGCCGCGCCTACGGCACCGAACGTCCGGGTACGACCATGCGCAACCTGTTCGGCCAGGTCGACGGCACCACCAACCCGGAGCCCGGGACGGCCGACTTCGACCGGATCGTGTGGACCGAGGAGGGCTGGCTCTCCGGAGGCACGGGCATGGTCATCCGCCGCATCCGCATGGACCTCGACAAGTGGGACCGCCTCGATCGCAGCGGCCGCGATGCCTCGGTCGGTCGGACTCTCGCGAACGGCGCACCCCTCACCGGCACCAAGGAGTTCGACGAGCCGGACTTCGAGGCGAAGACCGCGATCGGCTTTCCGGTCATCCCCGCGTTCGCGCACATCCGTCGCGCTCGCGGCGACGGGACCGAGCGGATCTTCCGGCGCGGCTACAACTACGACGAGCGTCCGAGCGGTGCCGAGGTCTCCGAGTCGGGTCTGCTCTTCGTGTGCTTCCAGGCCGACATCGAGCGCCAGTTCACGCCGATGCAGAAGCGCCTCGACGAGCTGGATCTACTCAACGAGTGGACCGTTCCGATCGGCTCGGCCGTGTTCGCCGTGCCACCGGGATGCGCCGAAGGCGGGTTCATCGGTGAGACCCTCCTCACGGGAGGGGTGGGCGCATGA